The region ATGGATTATTGCCTAAACAACAAGGTAAATATTCTGTATAAATCTTATTTCAATATTTACTTTCGAAAAGATGGGAACTGTTATGTTTGGGAAAGTCCGAATGAAAAATTAGCCAGCATGGGAACGGGAGATGTTCTAACAGGTGTTTTGGCAAGATTTCTTTCCTTGGGTTGGTCGGATTTGGAGTCGGTGTATGCATCCCTACAGCTCTTGGATTTGACTCGGGAAATGGAAGAATCTTATCCAAGTGCCTTCCAGATTCTTCAATTTTTAGGCGAGCGAGTTTAATGGCAAAAGGATACCACTCTCGATCCCCCGAAGAGTTCCGAGAGTATTTAAAATCACTAGAAAAATCCAAATCAAAATGGAAATGGCGTCAGATAGTTCTATTGTTGGATGTGATACTTCTTATCTTTGTCGTCTACCTTGTGTTTCGCGAATTGAATCCAGGAAGTTTCCAAGACCCAAACCTATCCACCAAACAAGTGATTGATGGTTATCAGAGTTATTTTGCTCTCTCAAGAGAGGCTGATGAACATTTCCAAGGATATTTTTTCTTTCTGGAAAACAAAAGTGAGATTCCTCTGCAGATACCGCTCCCCGATTGGAAGTCTGAATTTAGGATACTTACGAAAGAAGGCATCGAATGTTACCACCAAAAGGTTGATTGGAAGTTGACAGAAGTCCCAGCACGCTCGAAAGGTTTTTTGTACGTATCTATACCACTTTCCGCACTAAAAACATCCAATACGGTCTGTACAAAAGAAATCTTCGATGAGGAGTATAGTTTTTTTAGATCAAAATTCAAGGCGCTCACACTTTATTTCCAAGCAGAATTGAGTATCCAATCCAAAACACAAAGGTATGTCTTCTTATTAAAGCAAAAACCCTTCCGGGTTTCGAAGTAAAGAACCTCAACGGAACTTTTTGGGTATTTTTAACTCATCTTCTAAGGTTTGGCAAACATTGGAAAGAACTTTGATCCTCGCATAGTATTTGTCAATGGCAGGAACTAGGATCCAAGGGGCAAAGTTGGTATCCGTCCGCAAAAACATCTCATTGGCGGCTTCCGTATAGAGCGGCCATTTGTCTCGGTTTCGCCAGTCTTCCTCGGTGAGTTTCCAACGTTTTAAGGGGTCATTTTTCCGAGCTTCAAACCGGGAAAGCTGTTCTTCGCTGGAAATGTGAAGCCAAAATTTTAATATGATCGCACCGAAATGAGCTAATTGTTCCTCAAAAAGAACAATTTCTTCGTAAGCTCTTGACCATTCTTCTTCACTACAAAAACCTTCTACTCGTTCGACGAGGACTCTTCCATACCAAGACCGATCAAAAATACCTACCGAGCCTTTATTGGGGAGTCGTTTCCAAAAACGCCATAAGTAGTGGCGATTTTTTTCTTGGACATCAGGAGCCGAAATATTGTGAACCTCATAGAGGCGAGGGTCAATTTCCTGTGTTAGGCGGCGAATGGCTCCACCCTTCCCTGCTGCATCCCATCCTTCAAACACGAAAATAAGTGGTCTTTCCTTTTCTTTGGCGTATAAAGTTGCTCGCCTGATCCTATCCTTGTATTGTTTTAATAGTGTTTTGTACTCCTCTTTTTCCAAACTTGGGAAATGAAGTATATCATTTAGATTGAGGATACGGTTGGGAGTTTCTTTTTCTTTCATGGCAATAGATCAACTCCCTTCACTACTAACTCTAACTTTTGTTTGGAATCAATACCTAAGGATGATTCCAATCTCTCAATGATGTTTTGGATGAGTGCAATTTTAGCGGAGTATGTATCATCCGCCAAAAGGATAGTCCAGGGAGCGAATTCACTTTCTGAATCCGAGAGAATCTGATTGAAAATCTTCTGAAACTTTTTATATTTCTTTGTTTGGTACAAATCGTAATCATTCAGTGCCCATGCATTTTTTTCTTTTTTGGCCTTCTCGGTTCGACGATCTAACTCCTTTGCAGAAACATGTAAAAAAAATTTATGGAACTGAACTTTGTCTTTAGTAAGAATTCTTTCTGTATGGCGTATCGAAAGCAATCTCCTTTGGTATTCGTCTTCTTTGATTTTATCCATGGCTTGGAGGAAGACCAAACGTCCATAGTATGTATTTAAATAAAATAACATTTCTCCGAATCGAGGTAGGTATTGCCAAAAATTCCAAAGGAATGGATAGCCTCTATCTTCAGATTGGTGGACAAAGGGGGAGTACACTTTGAACTTACGAGGATCAAGCCTTACAGTTAGATCCTTGAGGCTTTCGCCCCTTCCACTCGACGACCAACCTTCCAACAAAAAAATATTGGCAATGCCTTGGTCATAGGCTGTCTTTTGCAAAATAAAAAGACGCTCTTGTAAAGATTCTAGGGCCTCATCGTCTTCCTTTAATTTTTGGGGAGGTTCTATCTTTTGCAATCGATCCATGGGTGCATCATTCCACATGATTTTCAAAAATTGAAAAGAAGAAATTTATGGACTCGGTAAAAAACCGGTCCCTAGAGCTTTGTCCAAATGTGGGATGCCCTTTTCATTACTTTCATACCTAGGAACTATGTGAATGTGGAGGTGAGGTACTTTCTCTGCGATGGCAGCCAAGTAGAGTTTATCGGGCCTTACATCCTCCGATGCAATTTGAGAGACACCTAATTCCATCCCCTTTCCAAAATCAGCCCATTCTTCTGGTGTCAATTCAAACCAAGATTCCACGTGACGTTTGCATTCTAGGTAGAGGTATCCATCCAAGCCTTTCTGAGCTGGGGCTTTTCGGACCAGCCAAAACTCGGACTCTTGGACTACAGCTTCTCGGTTTCTGATACTTTCGCAAATGGGGCAATTTAGCATCTGGCAAAAGAATCCGATATATACTATGTGCTAGGAAAGAACTTTTTATTTTTTTCTCTACTGACCTCTTATCTGCAGGTGCAATCAGTTTTTGCAAACGAGGTACCAGGATTCTGGAATGAATCTGTAGATTGGTTCCGAGAGGAAATCTTTCTTTCGCCCAATGCCGAAGAGGAATCGAATTTAGAAAAGCGAATCCATGAAAAAAACCAAGAAGACCTCTTCCGCTTGCGTACAACCATCAAATCCATCCTCAAACAAAATGCCCTATGGCTAACAACTGCCGAAAAAACGGCCAATACCCAGCCACAAATAGTGGAACGCCTTGAAGGAATTCCAAATTTGGGAGGCATTCTATGGTTGGGTTCTCAAAAGGACGTAAAACTTCGATTTGGTGATTGGAGTGCTTATTACGAAGATGGACTGAGTGCTTCCAAAATTCAAAATGAAGGACAAATCCAGAGCTTTGAATTGGATGGAGAGACTATTTATTATTTTATTAAATACCAGGTCGGTTACTTTCCACATGACTTTCAGTTTATCGGATACAAAACCGCCTTTTATGCGTTTGGTGAAGATGGAAGTTTACGCTATACCAA is a window of Leptospira ryugenii DNA encoding:
- a CDS encoding UDP-galactose-lipid carrier transferase is translated as MKEKETPNRILNLNDILHFPSLEKEEYKTLLKQYKDRIRRATLYAKEKERPLIFVFEGWDAAGKGGAIRRLTQEIDPRLYEVHNISAPDVQEKNRHYLWRFWKRLPNKGSVGIFDRSWYGRVLVERVEGFCSEEEWSRAYEEIVLFEEQLAHFGAIILKFWLHISSEEQLSRFEARKNDPLKRWKLTEEDWRNRDKWPLYTEAANEMFLRTDTNFAPWILVPAIDKYYARIKVLSNVCQTLEDELKIPKKFR
- a CDS encoding polyphosphate kinase; its protein translation is MWNDAPMDRLQKIEPPQKLKEDDEALESLQERLFILQKTAYDQGIANIFLLEGWSSSGRGESLKDLTVRLDPRKFKVYSPFVHQSEDRGYPFLWNFWQYLPRFGEMLFYLNTYYGRLVFLQAMDKIKEDEYQRRLLSIRHTERILTKDKVQFHKFFLHVSAKELDRRTEKAKKEKNAWALNDYDLYQTKKYKKFQKIFNQILSDSESEFAPWTILLADDTYSAKIALIQNIIERLESSLGIDSKQKLELVVKGVDLLP
- a CDS encoding HIT family protein; translated protein: MLNCPICESIRNREAVVQESEFWLVRKAPAQKGLDGYLYLECKRHVESWFELTPEEWADFGKGMELGVSQIASEDVRPDKLYLAAIAEKVPHLHIHIVPRYESNEKGIPHLDKALGTGFLPSP